The segment ACATGGTAGAGTATTAGAATTAACCAGGTGGTAAGGATTTTCACTCCTCCGTGCATCATTATGATGCACATTACAAAGACAGACTAAAAGCGTACTTTACCCATTCGGTGAATTATATAGCTTCAATCGTACCAAGTGGCCCAATCGATTAGCTTCAATTAGCGTGTTACGAGGTTGAACTAACAGATGGTCGCTTATAAATACCATTGTTATCGGCTTCCTTCCGATTTAGTCAATTGATTTCCGCTGCAGTGAGAGTTTGGTGAGATGGCTCGAATCGGAGTAGTAGGTATTCTGCTGTTTACATTGTACCTGATAAATGAAGTGATAGCTGAAACTTCTTTGCAACCTGTTTCCAATAAAGCTGCGAATCTAGCTGAGGATCGACAAGCAATCGTGGGAACGGGAGGCTGTGAGTTGCTTACTGTTTTACTATACTTAACTTCAAATGTGTGAcagttttgcttttaatttctaGGGTGGCCCTGGGGAGGATGGGGTTGGGGCTGGGGCTGGGGAGTGGCAGTTTTCGTGTTGGCGATCGTCAAAGGATCCATCCTGTTGGGATTGTTCGTAATCTGGGCGTTCTTCAGAACCGTTGGTGGTGGACACGGGAAACATGGATGTGCTCCGATCATCATTCGGGAATCTCCACCGCCATTTTTTGAGCATCATCATGAACATCATCCCTGGGATCGTGTGGCGAGTGCAAACGAATATCCGCGTGTGAAACGATCGACCGATTATGCGGATTCACCCCCGTTCTGGACGGATATTGCGACTGATATTAGTTTCAGCTTCCTTGGAATTCACTCACGGGACTGTCGGAAACGGTTCGTTTGCGAGGTGGATGTTCGCGCCAGAAACGAGCCGATGCTGAGCCTGGCAATGAACATGTTTGGCGTAGATATCTTCCGACGGTATCGATCGGTCGCAGATAAAGTCGCTAACAGTTTTGAAGAGTGTTCAAGGTTATACAACAAATGTAAATTCAACGGTCCTTCCATTATGTTTAATCTTGTAACAACGGGGAACCCAGAAACGCTGCAGGACTACGATGAGTCAGTACAAGAGCAGCTGAGTGAGACTTCCAATAGTGTAGAAAGTTACGATGAAAACTCCATTGTGCAGGAGGAAGTTACGACTGAAGAAGGAACCACCCAAGCGCCGGTTACTACGACAACCAGTGCTGACGTTGCACAGAAACGATTTGCTTATAAAAGGAAACGATTTTtcaaattatggaaaaagtAATTAGGTATAATCGTTAGCATTACTTAGAATAGATAattatttattcaaaaaaatgtatatacgagaaaaataaaattgaaaattcaaacGAATTTAAATTGTATCATTC is part of the Sabethes cyaneus chromosome 2, idSabCyanKW18_F2, whole genome shotgun sequence genome and harbors:
- the LOC128736727 gene encoding uncharacterized protein LOC128736727: MARIGVVGILLFTLYLINEVIAETSLQPVSNKAANLAEDRQAIVGTGGWWPWGGWGWGWGWGVAVFVLAIVKGSILLGLFVIWAFFRTVGGGHGKHGCAPIIIRESPPPFFEHHHEHHPWDRVASANEYPRVKRSTDYADSPPFWTDIATDISFSFLGIHSRDCRKRFVCEVDVRARNEPMLSLAMNMFGVDIFRRYRSVADKVANSFEECSRLYNKCKFNGPSIMFNLVTTGNPETLQDYDESVQEQLSETSNSVESYDENSIVQEEVTTEEGTTQAPVTTTTSADVAQKRFAYKRKRFFKLWKK